The genome window CTATTAGTCCAACAGGCTTGGGAAGTAATGGTTCTGCTCATATCTACTATAAAGCCGGAGGTGGTGGCGAAGTAAGTAGTTATACAAGAGTAGCCATGCAGGTAAATAGCTCTGGGATTTATTCAACTTCCATTCCTTCAAACTTATCTTCAGAAAAAGGGATTTCTTATTGGTTTGAAGTGAGTGACGGGATAGAATCTGTGACTTCGCCAACCACAAACCCACATTTAAACCCATACAGTGTCATGGTTGAGATTCCTGATGGATTGGTTAAAAATTCGCCCCAACCTGCAGGATCGGGACAGAATTTCTATCGCCTGATATCTGTTCCGTTGACGCTTACAGCCGGAAGCATTGATACCGTACTCAAGAACTTTGGTCCGGCTGATGATACCAGCTGGCGACTTTTCAGGTGGCAGTCGGGCAGTTATATAGAGCACTCGGCAAGTAGTTTTGAGTCTTTTGCTCCGGGACGTGGTTATTGGTTTATAACTACAACGGCAGCTTCTATTCAAACCGGAGGAGGGACAAGTGCTCGCACTGATGAACCTTTCAGTGTATTCTTGCAGCCGGGCTGGAATATGATCGGCTCACCATTCACCTACAATACCAGCTGGGATAATGCAGAAATTCCGGACGGCGTAGAAAATTTGTGGGCTTATGATGGAAACGGATTCACAAACAGCACAACCTTAGCTCCATGGGAAGGATACTTCGTTAACAATACAACGAATAATCCTGTTGAGCTGAAGTTAAGTGCGGTGGAATCCAGTGCGGCTAAGAGGAAACAAAAGCTGTACGCCGGCCATGCTTTAGGGTTTGATGCCGAAGCAGGATGGTCAATACAGATTAGCGCAGAATCGGGGATAGTAAAAGATGGCTATAACTTTGCGGGAGTACTTCCTGAGGCTCTTGATGGTAGTGACGAGTTGGATCGCAGTGACGCTCCAAAACAACCCGGACAGTATCTGCAAGTTGCTTTTATAGGAGAAGATCAGCAAAAAAGAGCAGTGGATATGCGTCAGCCAACAAGCAGTGGCCACTACTGGGATTTTGAAGTAAATACAAATACGAGCGCTTCAAATATCACGCTGGATTTATCAGTAATTGGCGAGATTCCTTCCGGATTCAATATGCAGCTTATTGATAAAGATCAGAAAACGCTCTGGAATCTTGAGAATGAAGAGGATATGAAGCGATCTATACGTTCGGCTATGGGAGATTCACTAAGCAGGTCATTCCGGCTGGTTGTTGGTACAGAAGCATTCCTGAGCGTCAACAATCTTGGGATAAGTGAAACACCGGAATCGTTTGTGCTGAAGCATAACTATCCAAACCCATTCAACCCTTCAACAACTATTGTGTTTGGGTTACCGGAAGCCTCAGATGTTACGCTCGAAATCTATAATTCCATCGGTCGCAAAGTGGCTACCGTCATCAACAAGCGTATGGATGCGGGATATCACAATTTCATTTGGGATGCCTCCAGTGTAGCAAGTGGCGTGTATTTTTATAGGATGACAGCACAGGCAGGCAGTGGTAAATCAACGTTTACCAAAATTCAGAAAATGACGCTGATCAAATAGTCACCTACTAGCAAAATTTTTAATTCAGAACACCTTAGAGTTATGAATCCATTCAAGACCACATTCAACAAAACACTTTTAGTAACTTTATTCTTTGCCGTGATTAGCAGTTCACTTTTGATAGCTCAGGAAAGGGTAGCTGTATTTGATTTCCGGGTTACTTCGGGGATGTCAGATAATGTAGCGGTCACGCTGACCAACAAATTCAGAAATGAAATGGCTAAGACCGGAAATTATATAATGGTTGAGCGATCTGCGATGGAACAGGTGCTTTCTGAGCAGCGCTTCAGTGCATCTGATTTAGCTGACCAAGACAAGGCAGTACAGTTAGGGCGTTTACTTTCAGCTTCCAAAGTAGTAGTAGCCGATATCGGGAAAATTGGAAATACCTACTCGACCTTCGTGCGACTGATTGATGTGCAAACTGCTTCCATCGAAAATTCAGAATCGTTAGAATATGAAGGAGAACAGTCCGGTTTGCTGAAAGAATATGAAATTCTCGCTCAGAAATTAGCCGGAACCTATGTAGAAAAGAAAAAAAGAGGCTGGCTATATGCAACCGGGGTAGCAGTACTTGGAGGGGCTGCGGCCGGGTTCTTGCTGCTTTCAAATGGCGGGGGCAGTGGCAGTTTGCCGGGCCCACCGAGTCCACCCTCAAATTAAACCTCAGGAAGGACAATGAATAAAATCAGGGGGAAGGTGCGGGTAAAGAAAACAAATCAAAGGTATTTGTATGTGGTATTGTGGGTAACAATAGCGTTTGGATCACTCCAAACGACGAACGCACAGCAAAAACCGGATTGGCTTCTTAATTATCCGTCCGACCCCCTATTTTATTATGGTGTTGGCGGGATTGAAAAAGCTGATGGTGATACCGAATTTCAATCAAAAGCACGTGAAATCGCACTCGGAGAGCTAATATCTCAAATTGAAGTGAATGTTGCCAGTACCACCAATACATCCGAAATGGAAGTGAATGGGGAATATGGAAATTCATTTTCTCAACTGATTCAGCTGCAGGCACAAAAGACGATAGAGGATTTCGAGGTGGTCGATTCTTGGCAGAACGAGAAAGAATTCTGGATTATGATTCGTCTTTCAAAACAGAAGTATTTACAAAGGCTGCGGGAGAAAATGATGCTTGCCAGTTCCCAGGCAGTTACCGCACTAAGGGACGGAAATGCAGCTTTCGACGAGAAAAATTACAGTACCGCCTTATCATCTTATGTGAGAGCAGTAGCTGATATCAGTCCATATCTGGATCAGCTTCCGGATGCTGTTTTTGAAGATGAATCAATCAACCTTTTTTCAACCCTTAGGTCGAGGATTCAAAACAGCATAGATAAACTAGAGGTTTCTTCAAGTGAAGGTCCTGAGGATGTCCGAATTGGGAAAGCCGCGGATCAGCCTTTTTCTGTGAAAGTGGTAAATGAATCTGGGAGCCCGGTAAATGGAATTCCATTCAAATTTCATTTCACAAGAGGAGAAGGAGAACTGGAGAGATCTTCCAATACCAACCAAAATGGTGAAGCCCGTTCTCAACTTTCTAAACTTACTGGAGATGACAAACTACAGATTGTTATGGCAGAACTGAATTTGATCAGCTTCCTTCCTGAAGAAAACAAGAATGAGTTTATGCAAAACTTGTTGGGTAGCTTCAGCGGACTTTCTGCCCGATTTATTATCAGAGCAAGCGGGGTGCCGGTTTACCTTGAATATTCAGAAACCTTCTTAGGTGAACAAAAATCGACTAATTATATCCAGCCTGTTCTTACACAGCTATTCAACGAAGAGAGCTATGTTTTTACGGATGAACTGAATGATGCTGAACTTTACATAGAACTGGAAACATCGGCCCGGGAAGGCAGCGAGACGTATGGTCTGTACTCTGCTTTTGTGGAGTATAAAATTACAGCCACCAGCCTAATATCGGGTGAAGAAGTAGCTACTTATTCCGTTGTAGACATAAAAGGAATCAGCGATAGCTATGAAAAAGCAGCAGCCAAAGCCTATGAAGTGGGAGTCGATTCTCTGAAAGCAAACCTCAGAACTAAACTTATTTCACAAATAGAGAAGTAGGGTCTTGCCCGGTGTTTGTCATTTCGCGGCGAATGCCCGAAATCTGGTTGTTATATACAGCAACATAATGCGATTTTAAGATCCAGATCCCTGCCTGCGCAGGGATGACTACTGAGATAGTAAATTCATTTGTACTGTTTAAAACAACTTCTTATGAATCTTCTGGGCCGTTTCAATCAGTTTTTCATTCTCTAATACCACATTCAGGATTCTCTTTTCCTTGCTGAATGAAATGAGATCAACTGGAATCTCGCCAATTGAATTGAATATTTGCTCTGTAAGTTTTTCTGCGGAATGAATGGAGCAGCCTATAAGCGTGAGCAACCCTTTATTACGTTCAAGAGATACAGTCCCAATCTCGATAAATTCTTTAGAAAGTTTGTCGAGTAACTCAGAATCAGACAGTGCAATAGTTACGGAAGCTTCCGTAGTGTTTACAGCATCTACAGCGAGGCGATGTTTTTCTAAAACAGAAAACACCTTAGTCAGAAATGAGTAGCCCATAACCGTTTCATAAGCACTAATGGTTAGGGTTGCCATGTCTGATTTAAAAGACATCGCCAGCACATCGTGATCATGCTTTGCTTCACGTACAATCTTGGTTCCTGCTTCATCCGGCTTAAACATATTCTTAACAAATACAGGTATGTTTCTTTCCTGTGCAGGTTTTAAGGTAGAAGGGTGAAGGACTTTGGCACCAAAGTAAGCCATTTCCGTAGCATCAAAATAACTCATCACAGCGAGCGGTTTTGCTTCAGGGATGAACCGTGGGTCGCTGGTGTAAACTCCGCTTACATCCGTCCATATTTCGATTGTTTCTGCATGAACGGCACCTCCAATCAAACTCGCCGTATAATCAGAACCTTCAAATCCAAGCGTTGTAATGGTCTTCTCATTTGATTCCCCATAAAACCCACCGATGATGGGAATAAACCCGCTTTCAATAACCGTCTCAAGAGATCCGCAACGTTGGTTGATTTGCATCATATTCGGATTTGCACGCCCATATTCTGTATCGGTCTTTATAAGCTTTCGGGCTTCAATATGCTGGGTCATCATATCAAGAGCCAAGCCACACTGCGCCAAAAGGTATGATGAAATCTGCTCTCCCATGGCAGAGATAGCGTCTTTCATTTGCGGTGAAAGAGTTCCCTGCCGTTCCGTATAGGTAAGCAGCTTATTTAGCTTACTGATTTTAGCGGCTGTGTTTTTAGTACAGCTTTCTTTGATCAGCTTATTCTTGGCATGGGGATTTTCTTCGAGGAAATCAGAAACGACCTTGCTATGCCGGTCCTGAATAGCTTTGGAAACTTCTATAGCTTCATCGAGTTTTCCTTCAGCAGCTAAATTGCCGGCTTCAACCAGCTGTCGTGTTGTTCGTGCAGTTGCTGAAACTACCACTACAGGGAATTCATAGTTATCGATGATCTCCAATACCTGTTTCCAGGTTTGATGATCGGCCATGGAGGTGCCGCCGAATTTAAGTACGTTAATTTGCATAAAATAGCTTCTTAAAAATGAGTGTAGAAAATAAGGGGAATCTTATCCTATTCCATGCCAAATCCTGAATTAAGTTCCGGGAGTTGAGCCACTAAATCTCTAAAGCGCGAAATGAGATAAAGTGTTTTGTAAAACAAGCATGTAGAGGATTCTAGCAGATAATTGGTATGGTTTTAAGGAATACGATAGTTAGAACTCCCTGATTATCTATGTGATCTGTATTGTATTTATAGACAAATTTTCATCTTTCTTTGAGCCTTAGAGATTTAGTGGCGCTGAATAAAGAGACTCACCTAAAGAAAGGGTATCTTTAGAACATGAGTAAAAAAGAGCTACAAGTTGCGGTAATTGGTGGAGGTGCGGCTGGATTTTTCAGCGCTATATCAGCTAAAACACACAATCCGGATGCCAAAGTCACCATCTATGAAAAGTCGGATAAGCTACTTTCAAAAGTCAGGATTTCAGGTGGCGGAAGATGTAATGTAACCCACCATTGTTTTGATGTGAGGGAACTTGTGAAGTTTTACCCTCGCGGTGAGCGGCCTTTAAAGAAAGCCTTTGGGATGTGGTCGCCATCGGATACAGTGGCTTGGTTTGAGAAAAGGGGAGTAGAGCTTAAGACGGAACCTGATGGACGTATGTTCCCAACTACCGATGATTCTGAAACGATCATCGACTGTCTCATGGAAGAAACCCGGAAGCTGGGTATAGGAATCAAAACCGGCGCCAATATAAAAAGCCTTTCGAAGCTGGAAGAAGGCTATGAGATGGGATTCCATCGGGGAGGGAGGAAAACGGCTGACAGAGTAATTATTGCAACAGGAGGAAGTCCGCGAGCAAAAGGCTTTGATTGGCTGCGCGAGCTTGGGCACGATATTGAAGAACCGGTTCCTTCATTATTTACATTCAACATGCCGGACGAACCGATAAAAGAGCTAATGGGTGTTGTTGCCGAGCCGGTTTCCATTAAAATTATGGGATCGAATCTTAAAAGCAGTGGCCCTTTGTTAATTACTCACTGGGGAATGAGCGGCCCGGCCGTGTTAAAGCTATCATCTTTTGGGGCTCGCGATTTCCATGACATGGATTATGAGTTCAAAGCCTTGGTAAACTGGACGGGAGATCGGCCTGAGCAGGAAGTGAGGTCATTACTCAAAGACATAGAAGCCGAGCACGGAAAAAAGAAAATTCCGAATGTAAATCCATTTGGACTGCCCAATAGATTATGGAATTTTCTGATTGATAAGCTGGAACTTGGGGATGCCATGATCTGGCAAAATTTGGGGAAGAAAAACATCAATCGCTTGGTGCATTTACTCACTAATGACGAGTATCAGGTTCAGGGAAAAACGACTTTCAAAGAAGAGTTTGTAACCTGTGGCGGAATTAGCCTGCTGGATGTAGATATGAAAACAATGGAAAGCCGAAAATCACCAGATCTCTACTTTGCGGGTGAAGTGCTAGATATTGATGGAGTCACAGGTGGATTCAATTTTCAGGCAGCATGGACAACTGGGTATATTGCCGGGAAGCTCAAATAATTCAAAATTTTGAATTATTTGATGTCATCTGAGAATATAGAAGGATTCGCTTCCCTCAAGTTATATGCACTTCTCATTACTTCACCATATGCACCGGCACTTCGGATAGCCACTAGATCACCGCGCTGAACTTCTGGGATGGAAATGTCTTTTCGGAAGGTATCTGAGCTCTCACAAATCGGGCCAACCACATCATAGGTTTTTTCAGTTTTATCGCTTGTAAGAACATCGATACGGTGAGTAGCCTGATAGAGAGCGGGACGGATAAGTTCTGTCATGCCCGCATCAACCACAGCGAAGTTCTTGGCCTGTCCGCTTTTCGTAAACAGCACTTTCGTAATCAGGCTACCACACTGACCTACAATTGAACGGCCTAATTCAAAGTGTAACTTCTGATGACTTTTTAGGGTGATGTTCTCTTTAAAAAGCCCAAAGAAACGTTCAAAATCAGGAATAGAATTATTGTTAGGGTGATCGTAGTTAATGCCAAATCCACCGCCAACATTAATAACCGTAAGCTTGAATCCCTTGTCTTCGATGTAATTGTTAAGCTGATTGGCTTTTTTGCAGAGCTCCTCAAAAGGAGTGAATTTTTGGATCTGAGATCCAATATGAAAGTGGATGCCTATTAATTCGATGTTTTTTAACCGAGGCAACATTCCCAGGACCTCATCTAAATCGGTCTCATTAATTCCGAACTTGTTTTCCTTGAGTCCGGTCGTAATATATTTATGCGTATCGGCTTCAACATTTGGGTTAAGTCGCAAAGCGATGTGTGCTTTTTTCCCATGTTTTCCGGCCATTTCATTAAGTACTTCTATTTCCTGATGCGACTCAACGTTGAAGCAAAAGATATCATGCTTAAGCCCTAATTCTATTTCTTCGTCACTTTTACCAACCCCTGCAAAGGCTATTTCATCCGGATTAAATCCTGCTTCAATGGCACGGTTTACTTCACCACCACTTACGCAATCAGCTCCCAGACCCGCTTCCTTAATAATCTCAAGAATACGAGTTTGATTATTCGCCTTTAAAGCGAAGTGAACATGAAAGTCTTTAGCAATTGCATGTTTCTTTACTTCTTCGAGCGTCTTTCTGAGTACGTCAAAATCATAGAAAAAATAGGGGGTTTTAAACTTTTGCAGTGCAGGAATAATAGTGTTTGGAAACATGAATTAGTTGAGTTGGACTGAAGCTAAAATTTTGTATTCAAAGCAAAATGAACCGTATTAGGTTCATTAATTTATTACTAAGAATGGCCTAAAGTTTAAAAAATAAAATTTATGAACGCATTCATAAAATACCGTGTATAAGGTACTGAATGTACATCTAACTTTTGAAGATCATTCAGAATAATATTTATATAATAACCAAAAGCTTAAAAGGCAGATCAGCATGTAATTATGGTAAGGTTATGTTATTATGCTAGGGTTAAAATAAATGATCAAATTCAATCAATAATCCCGTAAATTTTCCTTTTAGCATAAGGATGGATGCTAAGTAAGTTTATCTGTTCAAATCGGGATAACCTTTAAACAATTTCAGGACTACTTACAGTTCAAGAGAACTGTCTATTTTTTTGATTTAATATTATGAAGCAGAGCTTCAATCTGGATTTACTAACTACTTTTAAAACCTTTTCAAGGGCAGTATAACATGAAACATGAAAAATTAGCCAAAGAATTAGGGCTATCAGATGTATATGCAATTGCTACTGGAGCAATGTTTAGTTCAGGCTTTTTTCTATTACCTGGTTTAGCAGCCGCTGAAACGGGTCCTTCTGTATTTTTAGCTTATTTGGTTTCTGGTATTATCGTACTCCCAACTATGTTTAGCGTTGCCGAATTAGCGACGGCCATGCCTAAAGCTGGAGGTACTTACTATATCATCGACAGAAGTCTGGGACCCATGATTGGTACAATTGGGGGATACGGTTCATGGTTAGCCTTAGTCCTGAAAAGTGCTTTTGCTTTGATAGGTATGGGAGCGTACATATCCATTTTTTATGAAGTTCCGATAATACCAGTAGCTGTGATTTTGACCATCGTTTTTGGGATTTTGAATGTGGTGGGAGCTAAAGAAACCACGATGTTGCAGAAGATTTTGGTAACAGCGTTAGTCTCCATCATGTTTTTCTACATTGTACAAGGGGTATTTGCTGTTTTTGAGCTGGATATTGTAAAAGTGACTCAAGAGCAATTCACTCCATTTTTTATTGATGGCTATTATGGATTTTTCGCTACGGTAGGGATGGTGTTTGTGTCTTATGCCGGTCTCACAAAAGTAGCTAGCATAGCCGAAGAGGTTAAAAATCCAGATCGGAATATTCCTCTGGGAATGTTTCTGGCGATTGCTACAGCGGTCACGGTTTATGTGATAGGTGTATATATCATGGTTGCTTTGCTTGAACCTGCAGCCTTCCGCGAAGATCTTACGCCGGTTGCTACAGCAGGAGAGGTATTTTTAGATTGGCTTCCTGAACCAACAGGACTAATTCTGGTTGTGATTGCGGCTGTAGCGGCTTTTGCCTCAACTGGAAATGCAGGAATTATGTCGGCTTCCAGATACCCAATGGCAATGGCGCGCGATAAATTAATCAACGAACGATTTGCCAAGCTTAGTAAACTGGGAACACCGCTATGGTCAGTAGTGGCCACGGTATTGATGATGATATTCTTCTTGGTAGCTTTCAATGTTGCTGAAGTTGCGAAGCTCGCGAGTGCTTTTCAGTTACTGCTATTTGGGTTACTGAATCTTGCCGTAATTGTAATGCGAGAAAGTAAGATTGAGGAATATGATCCTGGCTTTAATTCACCATTCTATCCCTGGATACAGATTGCGGGTATTATACTATCCATTATTCTGATTTTTGAAATGGGCGTCTTATCTATTCTATTCACAATTCTTGTGAGTGTATTCGGAATTATTTGGTTCAAGTACTATGCAGCGGATAAAGTAGATCGTCAAGGTGCTATTTTTCATGTTCATGCCCGGCTTGGAAAAAACAAAGATCAGGGACTTGAGCACGAAATGAGAAATATATTACGAGAAAAAGGTCTGCGTCAAGAAGATCCATATGAGGAAATGATATCAAGAGCAGATGTACTCGAGTTCGATTCATCCGTTGGGTACGACGAGATTCTTGAGGAAACCAGCAAGCTGTACTCCGAAAAACTAGGCAGAAGTACTGATGAATTATATGAAATGTTTTCTGAGCTCGATGCCGATAAAATCATTCCTATTGCAAGCGGGGTAGCTCTGAATCATGCCCGAATTGATGCTGATATTTTACCTGAAATGGTGTTGGTTCGTATTAAAGGCGGCTTAAAAGTAGATAAGCTCAAAAAGCTGAATTCTAAAAAAGTAGGGGATGAATCCTTAAAGTGTTTACTTTTCTTCATAAGCCCTGACGAAAACGCGGGTCAACATTTGAGGATATTGGCCCATATCGCTGAAATGGTAAGTACGAAAAACTTCCTGAATAGGTGGATAGCAGCAGATAATGAAGAAGTACTTCGTGAGATTTTATTAAGGGATGAACGTTTCATCAGGCTTATTTTAAGCAATGATGATGGAACTTCAGAGTATGTTGGAAAGATGATTAAAGACATTTCCCTTCCAGGTCAAAGTCTGATCACAATTATAAGGCGGAATGACCAGATCAAAATTCCACATGGAATAACAGTCCTTCAGGAAGATGATGAAGTCTCCATCATCGGTGAGATTGAAGACATCAAATCACTGAAAAAACTGCTGAATTAATAACCAAGCTGAATAATTAGAGAAGCTTTTGAGTAAGCTTCTCTACAATGGCTTCAAATTCGAGGGATGCTTCTTCGCTTTCTTTCATATTGCGCAGAGTGAATTTACCTTCTTGTAATTCATTCCCGCCAACAATGATAGTGTAGAGTGCATTTTCGCGGTTAGCATCTTTCATTTGAGCCTTCATGGATCTGCTCATATAATCCATGGTAGCTGAAAGGCCGGCCTCTCGAACTTTTGGGAGGTGGGAAAGAGCCCAGTTTCGAGCTTCATCACCTAAAGTCACAAAATAAACATCTACCGACTTCTCTTCGGCGAGGTTGATGTCCAGCTCCTCACAAGCAATCATTAGTCGCTCCATGCCGGCGGCAAAACCTACTGCGGGCGTATCTTGTCCACCAATTTCCTCAACAAGCAGGTCGTAGCGACCTCCCCCGGCTAAGGCATCTTGAGAGCCGAGATCTGGGCTTGTAAGCTCAAAAGCAGTACGGGTATAATAATCCATGCCGCGCACGAGGTAAGGATCCAGCGTGTAATCAATTCCAAGCTCAGACAGATAATTA of Balneola sp. contains these proteins:
- a CDS encoding aminoacetone oxidase family FAD-binding enzyme produces the protein MSKKELQVAVIGGGAAGFFSAISAKTHNPDAKVTIYEKSDKLLSKVRISGGGRCNVTHHCFDVRELVKFYPRGERPLKKAFGMWSPSDTVAWFEKRGVELKTEPDGRMFPTTDDSETIIDCLMEETRKLGIGIKTGANIKSLSKLEEGYEMGFHRGGRKTADRVIIATGGSPRAKGFDWLRELGHDIEEPVPSLFTFNMPDEPIKELMGVVAEPVSIKIMGSNLKSSGPLLITHWGMSGPAVLKLSSFGARDFHDMDYEFKALVNWTGDRPEQEVRSLLKDIEAEHGKKKIPNVNPFGLPNRLWNFLIDKLELGDAMIWQNLGKKNINRLVHLLTNDEYQVQGKTTFKEEFVTCGGISLLDVDMKTMESRKSPDLYFAGEVLDIDGVTGGFNFQAAWTTGYIAGKLK
- a CDS encoding amino acid transporter, which gives rise to MKHEKLAKELGLSDVYAIATGAMFSSGFFLLPGLAAAETGPSVFLAYLVSGIIVLPTMFSVAELATAMPKAGGTYYIIDRSLGPMIGTIGGYGSWLALVLKSAFALIGMGAYISIFYEVPIIPVAVILTIVFGILNVVGAKETTMLQKILVTALVSIMFFYIVQGVFAVFELDIVKVTQEQFTPFFIDGYYGFFATVGMVFVSYAGLTKVASIAEEVKNPDRNIPLGMFLAIATAVTVYVIGVYIMVALLEPAAFREDLTPVATAGEVFLDWLPEPTGLILVVIAAVAAFASTGNAGIMSASRYPMAMARDKLINERFAKLSKLGTPLWSVVATVLMMIFFLVAFNVAEVAKLASAFQLLLFGLLNLAVIVMRESKIEEYDPGFNSPFYPWIQIAGIILSIILIFEMGVLSILFTILVSVFGIIWFKYYAADKVDRQGAIFHVHARLGKNKDQGLEHEMRNILREKGLRQEDPYEEMISRADVLEFDSSVGYDEILEETSKLYSEKLGRSTDELYEMFSELDADKIIPIASGVALNHARIDADILPEMVLVRIKGGLKVDKLKKLNSKKVGDESLKCLLFFISPDENAGQHLRILAHIAEMVSTKNFLNRWIAADNEEVLREILLRDERFIRLILSNDDGTSEYVGKMIKDISLPGQSLITIIRRNDQIKIPHGITVLQEDDEVSIIGEIEDIKSLKKLLN
- the lysA gene encoding diaminopimelate decarboxylase, whose translation is MFPNTIIPALQKFKTPYFFYDFDVLRKTLEEVKKHAIAKDFHVHFALKANNQTRILEIIKEAGLGADCVSGGEVNRAIEAGFNPDEIAFAGVGKSDEEIELGLKHDIFCFNVESHQEIEVLNEMAGKHGKKAHIALRLNPNVEADTHKYITTGLKENKFGINETDLDEVLGMLPRLKNIELIGIHFHIGSQIQKFTPFEELCKKANQLNNYIEDKGFKLTVINVGGGFGINYDHPNNNSIPDFERFFGLFKENITLKSHQKLHFELGRSIVGQCGSLITKVLFTKSGQAKNFAVVDAGMTELIRPALYQATHRIDVLTSDKTEKTYDVVGPICESSDTFRKDISIPEVQRGDLVAIRSAGAYGEVMRSAYNLREANPSIFSDDIK